Genomic DNA from bacterium:
TAAGGTGTCTTTTTAAAACATTAGCAATAGCGTCAGGTAAAGAAAGAATTAGCCCATTTTCTGTCCAAGCTGGGGAAGGGTCTCTTATGCCTTCAAGCTGTTCGACAACTTCTTTTATTCCTATTCCAGAACGAAGAGCCAAGGAGATGAGTCTGGATATTGCCTCAGTGTTGGCGTGGAAAAAACCTCCTGCTTTACCAATTTGGGTAAAGACCTCAAAGGGCTGTCCTTTTTTGTCTTCATTAATAGTAATATACATATTTCCATAAGAAGTTTTAACCTTATAGGTATAGCCTTGCATAATCTCTGGTCTTTCCTTTGGGCTTAGAGCAGGTAGTGAAGTTGTTTTTTGCTCTTCTTCCTTTTTTTTGCCAAAATCAATAACTTGTTCTTCGCGACTGCCATCGCGATAAACGGTAATGCCCTTTAAATTTAGTTTCCACGCTAAGAAATATGCCTTTTCAATGTCTTTTTGGCTGGCTTCGTTGGGAAAGTTGATTGTCTTTGAGACAGCATTGTCCACATACTTTTGAAAAGCAGCTTGCATTTTTACATGCCACTCTGGTTCTATTTCTCTGGAAGTGGCAAAGATAGTTTTGATTTTTTTAGGCACACCTTTTATACCATTAAGCATTCCTGTTTCAGATATTTTTTCCATTATTTTTTTAGAGTAAAAACCCTCTTTCTTGGCTATTTTTTCAAAAAGAGGGTTAATTTCTAAAAGCTTTTTGTTATCAAGTACGTTTTTGACATAAACAATGGCAAATAAAGGTTCGATGCCTGAAGAGGTGCCGGCGATCATAGAGATAGTGCCAGTAGGAGCAATTGTGGTTAGGGTGGCATTGCGCAGAGGTTTCTCTCTCCTTTGGTAGTAAATGCTTTTTTTGAAATTAGGGAAAGCACCCCTTTGTTTAGCTAACTTTTGCGATGCTTCTTTGGCTTTGCTTTGGATAAACTTCATTACTTTTTCACCTATTTTTAGGGCTTTGGTTGAATTATAAGGAACTCCGAGTTTTATCAACATATCAGCAAACCCCATTACTCCGAGACCGATCTTTCTGTTGGCTTTTGTTTGTTTTTCTATCTCTGGCAAGGGGAATTTGTTCATATCAATAACATTGTCCAAAAATCTTACTGCTACCCTGACTACATATTCTAATCGTTGCCAATCGATTTTTCCTTTTTTGACAAATTTGGAAAGATTAATCGAGCCGAGATTACAGCTCTCATACGGCAGAAGTGGTTGTTCGCCACAGGGGTTTGTGGATTCAATTTTTCCTATCTGAGGCGTTGGGTTTTTGGCATTGATTTTGTCAATAAAGACTACTCCCGGTTCCCCGTTTTTCCAAGCGCCATAAACTATTTTTTTAAATACTTTGCGAGCATTAAGTTTTTTAACTATTTTTTGGGTGCGAGGATCAATGAGGGCATATTTTTTGCTCTTTTCCACTTTTTCCATAAAATCATCAGTCACCGCTACAGAGATGTTAAAGTTGTTGAGAGATTGGTTCTCTTTTTTACATTCAATAAATTTCAGAATATTAGGGTGGTCGATTCTTAAGATCCCCATATTAGCACCACGTCTAGTTCCCCCTTGTTTTATTTCTTCAGTAGTAGCATTGTACATCCGCATAAAAGAAACTGGACCTGAGGCTACTCCGCCAGAGGAAGCGACCGGTGAACCTTCGGGTCGTAAACGTGAAAAGCTGAACCCCGTTCCTCCTCCAGATTTATGGATTAAAACCGCATGCTTCAGTGTCTCCATAATTGAATGCATATCATCTTCAATAGGTAGAACAAAACAGGCAGCTAACTGGCCCAATACTGTGCCTGCGCCAGTAAAAGTTGGTGAGTTGGGCAAAAACTCTAACTTAGAGAGCACCTCGGCAAAAGCTTTTTTAACTTTTTCTTTAAACCTTGCTGAGCTTTTATAGTTATCTTCTGCTTTAGCTATATGGGAGACTACGCGGTAGAACATCTCTTCAGGAGTTTCTATTGCT
This window encodes:
- a CDS encoding vitamin B12-dependent ribonucleotide reductase, whose translation is MKLKENAKIILKNRYLRKNEKQEAIETPEEMFYRVVSHIAKAEDNYKSSARFKEKVKKAFAEVLSKLEFLPNSPTFTGAGTVLGQLAACFVLPIEDDMHSIMETLKHAVLIHKSGGGTGFSFSRLRPEGSPVASSGGVASGPVSFMRMYNATTEEIKQGGTRRGANMGILRIDHPNILKFIECKKENQSLNNFNISVAVTDDFMEKVEKSKKYALIDPRTQKIVKKLNARKVFKKIVYGAWKNGEPGVVFIDKINAKNPTPQIGKIESTNPCGEQPLLPYESCNLGSINLSKFVKKGKIDWQRLEYVVRVAVRFLDNVIDMNKFPLPEIEKQTKANRKIGLGVMGFADMLIKLGVPYNSTKALKIGEKVMKFIQSKAKEASQKLAKQRGAFPNFKKSIYYQRREKPLRNATLTTIAPTGTISMIAGTSSGIEPLFAIVYVKNVLDNKKLLEINPLFEKIAKKEGFYSKKIMEKISETGMLNGIKGVPKKIKTIFATSREIEPEWHVKMQAAFQKYVDNAVSKTINFPNEASQKDIEKAYFLAWKLNLKGITVYRDGSREEQVIDFGKKKEEEQKTTSLPALSPKERPEIMQGYTYKVKTSYGNMYITINEDKKGQPFEVFTQIGKAGGFFHANTEAISRLISLALRSGIGIKEVVEQLEGIRDPSPAWTENGLILSLPDAIANVLKRHLSQKQQTLTLDFENKKEAKNSPALVKKENPETKQPSLADIGEAPICPECGHTLVFQEGCFKCPICGFSKCSG